The Cyclobacterium amurskyense genome contains the following window.
TTTGGTGGCTCATTAAAGGCCCAATGCTTTACATCGCCCTGCCCACCTTGCATGATTAAACACCTGGCATGTTTCCAGCTTTCAATAAATTTGGACGTATCCGCTTGAGGGAAATGTATATTTTCCTCTGGCATGGCCAGTTTCTTGTCTATTCTACTATAACAAAGGTCATTAAATGCTTTTTTGAAGGATAGGGAGTGATTGGCGGAAACTTCCTTGCCGTCAACCACCCACTCGTCCATGGACCAGAAATGCGCATGTTTCAAGGATATTTGCAATTCATTGACCAATCTTGCCACAAGGGGTAACTGTTCTGTAGGGCCGATCGGGCCGCAAATCCCTACTGGATAATCTGCTGTTGCTTTTTTCCAGGTAGTAATGTATTCCAGTGCTTCGGCTAGGTAAAATTCTTCGATGGTATTATAAAAGACTACTTCAAAACCAGGCCTGGATAATTTTATCATATCTGCTGGAGTCATTCTGGCTATTTGGTCGGTAATCTTGCTTCCCAAATCTAAGGTTGTATAATCCCACCAATCAGGAGCTATTGAACTTATCTTTCTCATATTTTTATTCATTATTTTTAAGTTTTAATCTTTTACCCCAATGCTTTTTTTGCATAAGGAATACACTTCTCCTAACTCCTTAAGAGGATCAAATTCGGACTCTGAAAATCCAAAGTGAACCCTTTTCCTCCACCCTTCTGCATGTACAAAACATTCCGACATTCCCCCAACCTTTATCGAGAAATCTTCCATGGCCGCAATGTACGAGTCCATTTTCTGACTGTCTTCCAACCAGTTTTTTTGACTTTTATGGGCATCTAATGCTTCCTTTTTGATAGTATGTACTGATTCGGTGTCAATAAATATCCCTGGGATTACTTCTTGCCCTAGAGGATCTAGCAGCCCATGCGGAAGCGCATGATATATGGCACAGTTGTAATTGGAAACGGCAGGATAGGAAGATTTAAAATTGGGAACCCCTCTTACGAATGCTGCTGTTACTGCCAAACGGCAGGCATTCATATGATCTTCCATATAATCCACTGGAGAATGCGTAAGGATAATACTTGGCTTTACTTTTCGAATAATTCCCGTCAATTTCCTTAGTGCTCCAGCCTCATAGAAAATTTCAAAATCATCACAAATGGGCGGGTGAAAAACTGCACCCAATATACTAGCAGAGTTTTGCGCCTCAAGCAATCTTATCCTGGCCGTAGTCACAGCATCAGTTTCAGTGCTCCCACAATTTCCTGAAGACAAATTCATGTAATGGATTTCATATCCTGCATTTTTTAACAATACCAATGTACCAGCCATCATAAACTCAATATCATCAGGATGCGCTGCAATTGCCATGGCTATTTTATTCATCAATTATAGCTTTACACTTTTCCCTGTTGCAGCGGATTTGTCAGCAGCAAAAATAACTTCATGTGTTTTCATGGCTTCTTTCAGTCCAGTCAAAGGCATGTCTGTCCCTTCATTGATGGATTGAAAAAAACTGTCAAACTGCAATTGATAGGGGTGGTCAGCCACATCTCCCGAGTCTAACATTTTCATGGACAGTTCACTCCACCTAGTTTTATCAGACTTAAGCTTGTTGGAGTGAAATTTATTGTCCAAAATAGACCCTTCGCTTCCAAACAAATGGGTATGGAAATAATAAGGTTGCAAACAGTCTACACTTGTTGCACACTTGGCAATTTTTCCACTTTTGAATTTTAGAATGGTTACACTGGTAGTGGTGTATTCATAGGGCTTGAAAATTTCACTTTTGGTCTTGGTATCATAACTGGTTACCTCTTCAACATCAGACCCCATAAACATCAGAAGGGAATCCAAAGCATGGCATCCTGCGGTCAGCAAAGAGCTTCCTCCTCCGGTTTTCTTCGCATTCCATTCAAATTGTCCGTACCAGGGACCTATACCATGTAGGTAATCAATTTCACCGTAATGGATGTCTCCGATCA
Protein-coding sequences here:
- a CDS encoding sugar phosphate isomerase family, producing MNKNMRKISSIAPDWWDYTTLDLGSKITDQIARMTPADMIKLSRPGFEVVFYNTIEEFYLAEALEYITTWKKATADYPVGICGPIGPTEQLPLVARLVNELQISLKHAHFWSMDEWVVDGKEVSANHSLSFKKAFNDLCYSRIDKKLAMPEENIHFPQADTSKFIESWKHARCLIMQGGQGDVKHWAFNEPPKREGAYKENPQTVEEYKKLPTRVLDLHPITIQQNSRLHCGGNVPLIPTQAVTVGPKETWETDQVSIWHAGAHDNPFGQRLTTYMISNNIPDTSVPMSVLADHPNVKFNFYAPGLGTCSVEMH
- a CDS encoding PIG-L deacetylase family protein; this encodes MNKIAMAIAAHPDDIEFMMAGTLVLLKNAGYEIHYMNLSSGNCGSTETDAVTTARIRLLEAQNSASILGAVFHPPICDDFEIFYEAGALRKLTGIIRKVKPSIILTHSPVDYMEDHMNACRLAVTAAFVRGVPNFKSSYPAVSNYNCAIYHALPHGLLDPLGQEVIPGIFIDTESVHTIKKEALDAHKSQKNWLEDSQKMDSYIAAMEDFSIKVGGMSECFVHAEGWRKRVHFGFSESEFDPLKELGEVYSLCKKSIGVKD
- a CDS encoding Gfo/Idh/MocA family protein, whose amino-acid sequence is MKKLNVGIIGYGWVATAHINAINAGEYAQVSAIFSSRKHDDAELSKTWGTDIKSYTDLDEMLKDKSIDAVSICSYTYQHTEHALAAAKAGKHIILEKPMALSWEDCKEIEKAVKAADVKFCICFECRWSNQFISTKEVVDQGLIGDIHYGEIDYLHGIGPWYGQFEWNAKKTGGGSSLLTAGCHALDSLLMFMGSDVEEVTSYDTKTKSEIFKPYEYTTTSVTILKFKSGKIAKCATSVDCLQPYYFHTHLFGSEGSILDNKFHSNKLKSDKTRWSELSMKMLDSGDVADHPYQLQFDSFFQSINEGTDMPLTGLKEAMKTHEVIFAADKSAATGKSVKL